In Chlamydiales bacterium, the following proteins share a genomic window:
- a CDS encoding rhodanese-related sulfurtransferase gives MNYFVLAYYKFTPIEDPAAEVLRHHAFFRGEGEGAPRNEYDARGRIYISKEGINGQMSASIEAAEAYMQWMRADPRFAGIEFKIHHYHEHAFPRMTVKVRQQLVAMDKHVRPEDGGEHISAERWKKMLEERDEKTLILDVRNDYEWKVGHFEGAELPKLETFRQFPEFAKRLKETHSTEETKVMMYCTGGIRCELYSALLKEEGFSKVYQLDGGVIKYGLQEGQKHWKGKLFVFDDRLAVPLNENEKAEVISHCHKCDALTDVYYNCANMDCNELFISCPECSEKLKGCCSQECSESPRLRPFEKGDHPKPFRRAHHYATSNSKE, from the coding sequence ATGAACTACTTTGTCCTCGCCTACTACAAATTTACACCTATTGAAGACCCTGCAGCAGAAGTTCTCCGCCACCACGCCTTTTTCCGTGGAGAAGGGGAGGGAGCTCCTCGAAATGAGTATGATGCAAGGGGCCGCATCTACATCTCCAAAGAGGGGATCAACGGCCAGATGAGCGCCTCCATTGAAGCTGCGGAGGCCTACATGCAGTGGATGCGAGCGGATCCGCGTTTTGCAGGGATTGAATTTAAAATTCACCACTACCACGAGCACGCCTTTCCCAGAATGACGGTGAAGGTGCGCCAGCAGCTTGTCGCAATGGATAAGCATGTGCGTCCGGAAGATGGGGGAGAGCACATCTCTGCTGAAAGGTGGAAGAAGATGTTAGAAGAGCGAGACGAGAAGACGCTCATCCTGGATGTGCGCAACGACTACGAGTGGAAGGTGGGGCATTTTGAAGGAGCTGAGCTTCCAAAGCTGGAGACCTTCAGACAATTTCCGGAATTCGCAAAAAGGCTAAAAGAGACCCACTCTACCGAAGAGACGAAGGTGATGATGTACTGCACGGGGGGAATACGCTGCGAACTCTACTCTGCACTACTCAAGGAGGAGGGCTTCTCCAAGGTCTATCAGCTCGATGGAGGAGTCATCAAGTACGGGTTGCAAGAGGGTCAGAAGCACTGGAAAGGAAAGCTCTTTGTCTTCGACGATCGCCTAGCAGTTCCTTTAAACGAGAATGAGAAGGCCGAGGTGATTAGCCACTGCCACAAGTGCGACGCTCTTACAGATGTCTACTACAACTGCGCAAACATGGATTGCAACGAGCTCTTCATCTCCTGTCCAGAGTGTTCAGAGAAGTTAAAGGGGTGCTGCTCTCAGGAGTGTTCAGAGTCTCCGCGCCTTCGTCCTTTCGAGAAGGGAGATCATCCGAAGCCATTCCGCAGAGCACACCACTACGCGACTTCCAATTCAAAAGAGTAG